One segment of Streptomyces bathyalis DNA contains the following:
- a CDS encoding phosphoribosyl-ATP diphosphatase, with product MANKTFEELFAELQHKAANGDPITSRTAELAAQGVHSIGKKIVEEAAEVWMAAEYEGDERTAEEISQLLYHVQVMMIARGVTLEDVYAHL from the coding sequence ATGGCGAACAAGACATTCGAGGAGCTCTTCGCCGAGCTCCAGCACAAGGCCGCCAACGGCGACCCCATCACCTCACGCACGGCGGAACTGGCCGCCCAGGGCGTGCACTCCATCGGCAAGAAGATCGTCGAGGAGGCCGCCGAGGTGTGGATGGCAGCCGAGTACGAGGGGGACGAGCGCACCGCCGAGGAGATCTCGCAGCTCCTCTACCACGTGCAGGTCATGATGATCGCCCGCGGCGTGACCCTCGAAGACGTATACGCTCATCTCTGA
- the ribH gene encoding 6,7-dimethyl-8-ribityllumazine synthase — protein MSGKGAPELTVEECGDLRVAVVAAQWHETVMDGLVAGALRAARELGTAEPTLLRVPGSFELPVAAAALARAGYDAVVALGVVIRGGTPHFDYVCQGVTQGLTQVGVETGVPIGFGVLTCDDEEQALDRAGLAGSREDKGHEATTAAVATAAALRTVA, from the coding sequence GTGAGCGGCAAGGGCGCCCCCGAACTGACCGTCGAAGAGTGCGGCGATCTGCGAGTGGCCGTGGTGGCCGCTCAGTGGCACGAGACCGTCATGGACGGCCTCGTGGCCGGCGCCCTGCGCGCCGCCCGCGAGCTGGGCACCGCCGAACCCACGCTGCTGCGCGTCCCCGGCAGCTTCGAACTTCCCGTCGCGGCCGCGGCGCTTGCCCGCGCCGGGTACGACGCCGTCGTCGCTCTCGGCGTCGTCATCCGCGGCGGTACACCGCACTTCGACTACGTCTGCCAGGGAGTCACCCAGGGGCTGACACAGGTCGGCGTCGAGACCGGCGTCCCCATCGGGTTCGGGGTCCTCACGTGCGACGACGAGGAGCAGGCCCTCGACCGCGCGGGGCTCGCCGGCTCCCGCGAGGACAAGGGCCACGAGGCCACCACGGCCGCCGTGGCCACGGCCGCCGCGCTGCGCACCGTGGCCTGA
- the hisG gene encoding ATP phosphoribosyltransferase: protein MLRIAVPNKGSLSEPAAEMLHEAGYKQRKDRRELVLVDSENDVEFFFLRPRDIAVYVGSGKLDIGITGRDLLLDSGAKAEEILQLGFAGSTFRYATRPGTAKDVSEFQGMTVATSFAGIVSKHLAEHGVDASVVHLDGAVETAIQLGVAEVIADVVETGSTLRNAGLEIISEPILHSEAVVVRGTDAPDDDPKVRQFLRRMQGVLVARRYVMMDYDIRAEHLEAAVALTPGLESPTVSPLHDQGWVAVRSMVRTKEAQRIMDDLYELGARAILTTGIHACRL from the coding sequence ATGCTGCGCATCGCCGTCCCCAACAAGGGTTCACTCTCCGAGCCTGCGGCGGAGATGCTCCATGAAGCCGGTTACAAGCAGCGCAAGGACCGCCGCGAACTCGTGCTGGTCGACAGCGAGAACGACGTCGAGTTCTTCTTCCTGCGCCCCCGCGACATCGCCGTCTACGTCGGCTCCGGCAAGCTCGACATCGGCATCACCGGCCGCGACCTGCTGCTGGACTCCGGGGCGAAGGCCGAGGAGATCCTCCAACTCGGCTTCGCGGGCTCGACGTTCCGCTACGCCACCCGCCCCGGCACCGCCAAGGACGTGTCCGAGTTCCAGGGCATGACCGTCGCCACGTCCTTCGCCGGCATCGTCTCCAAGCACCTCGCCGAGCACGGCGTGGACGCCTCCGTCGTGCACCTCGACGGAGCGGTGGAGACCGCCATCCAGCTCGGTGTCGCCGAAGTGATCGCCGACGTCGTGGAGACGGGCAGCACCCTGCGCAACGCCGGGCTCGAGATCATCAGCGAGCCGATCCTGCACTCCGAGGCCGTCGTCGTGCGCGGCACCGACGCCCCCGACGACGACCCGAAGGTCCGGCAGTTCCTCCGCCGCATGCAGGGCGTTCTCGTCGCCCGGCGGTACGTGATGATGGACTACGATATCCGCGCCGAGCACCTGGAAGCGGCCGTCGCCCTCACGCCGGGGCTCGAATCGCCCACCGTGTCACCGCTGCACGACCAGGGCTGGGTCGCCGTACGCTCCATGGTGCGTACGAAGGAGGCGCAGCGCATCATGGACGACCTGTACGAGCTGGGCGCCCGCGCCATCCTCACCACCGGCATCCACGCCTGCCGCCTCTGA
- a CDS encoding bifunctional 3,4-dihydroxy-2-butanone-4-phosphate synthase/GTP cyclohydrolase II codes for MSAVTADWYSDGESAGTSGFPGSGPDDFELDPVERAIADVALGRPVVVVDDENRENEGDLIVAAERVTPEIVAFMMSECRGLICTPMESDDLDRLDLPQMVERNSEAMGTAFTVSVDATGRHGVTTGISAADRATTIRLLADPEAVPSDFVRPGHAFPLRAKPGGVLERAGHTEAGVDLARLAGLRPAAAIVEIAGEDGTMLRLPELLPFARKHGLAVISIEALIAYREATEGPARQEREPATVPAEPAAPAVDTVEPTVLREATTRLPTRHGEFRAYGYRSTIDGVEHIALVVGDLTENGGEDVLVRVHSECLTGDVFGSLRCDCGMQLDSSLERVQSEGRGVVVYLRGHEGRGIGLLSKLRAYELQERGRDTLDANLELGLPADARDYAAAARMLDDLGVRSLRLMTNNPDKSEALARHGLRVDERVAMPVEAGEHNLNYLRTKRDRMGHELPWLEARKASPCGNQ; via the coding sequence ATGAGCGCAGTGACGGCCGACTGGTACTCGGACGGCGAGTCCGCCGGGACCTCCGGGTTTCCCGGGAGCGGCCCCGACGACTTCGAACTCGACCCGGTCGAGCGTGCGATAGCAGATGTCGCCCTCGGCAGGCCCGTGGTCGTCGTGGACGACGAGAACCGGGAGAACGAGGGTGACCTGATCGTCGCCGCCGAGCGCGTCACGCCCGAGATCGTCGCCTTCATGATGAGCGAGTGCCGGGGCCTGATCTGCACGCCCATGGAGTCGGACGATCTCGACCGGCTCGACCTGCCGCAGATGGTCGAGCGGAATTCCGAGGCGATGGGCACGGCCTTCACCGTTTCCGTGGACGCCACCGGTCGCCACGGCGTCACCACCGGCATCTCGGCCGCCGACCGTGCCACCACCATCCGGCTGCTGGCCGACCCGGAGGCCGTGCCGTCCGACTTCGTACGCCCCGGGCACGCCTTCCCGCTGCGCGCAAAGCCCGGCGGCGTGCTGGAACGGGCCGGGCACACCGAGGCAGGGGTGGACCTGGCGCGGCTGGCCGGGCTCCGTCCCGCCGCCGCCATCGTCGAGATCGCCGGCGAGGACGGCACCATGCTGCGGCTGCCCGAGCTTCTCCCGTTCGCCCGCAAGCACGGCCTCGCGGTGATCTCCATCGAGGCCCTCATCGCCTACCGCGAGGCCACCGAGGGACCGGCCCGTCAGGAGCGCGAGCCGGCCACCGTCCCCGCGGAACCCGCAGCGCCCGCGGTCGACACCGTGGAGCCCACGGTCCTGCGTGAGGCCACCACGCGGCTGCCCACACGCCACGGGGAGTTCAGGGCGTACGGGTACCGCTCCACCATCGACGGCGTCGAGCACATCGCACTGGTCGTCGGCGACCTCACCGAGAACGGAGGCGAGGACGTCCTGGTACGGGTGCACTCCGAGTGCCTCACCGGAGACGTCTTCGGGTCGCTGCGCTGCGACTGCGGCATGCAGCTGGACTCGTCCCTGGAGCGGGTCCAGTCCGAGGGCCGAGGCGTGGTGGTGTATCTGCGCGGCCACGAGGGCCGGGGCATCGGGCTGCTGTCCAAGCTGCGCGCGTACGAGCTCCAGGAGCGCGGCCGCGACACCCTCGACGCCAACCTCGAACTCGGGCTGCCCGCCGACGCCCGCGACTACGCGGCCGCCGCCCGGATGCTCGACGACCTGGGCGTGCGGTCCCTGCGGCTGATGACCAACAACCCGGACAAGTCCGAGGCGCTCGCCCGGCACGGGCTGCGCGTCGACGAGCGCGTGGCCATGCCCGTCGAAGCCGGTGAGCACAACCTGAACTACCTGCGCACCAAGCGCGACCGCATGGGCCACGAGCTGCCGTGGCTGGAGGCCCGGAAGGCCTCACCCTGCGGCAACCAGTGA
- a CDS encoding PH domain-containing protein, whose translation MTELPALPVTFRPKRTRAVLITVGVALFAVLTVVAVLLPATSTGERISFVFTGLLFLGVLLMLSRPHVTADEGGLTVVNLTTKRRLEWAEVLRVNLRQGDPWVSLDLADGTSLAAMGIQPGIAKERAIADAGALRALAESHGTGETVR comes from the coding sequence ATGACCGAACTGCCCGCTCTGCCCGTCACGTTCCGCCCGAAGCGAACGCGCGCCGTCCTCATCACCGTCGGCGTCGCGCTGTTCGCCGTGCTCACCGTCGTCGCCGTGCTACTGCCGGCGACGAGCACGGGGGAGCGGATCAGCTTCGTCTTCACCGGGCTGCTCTTCCTCGGCGTACTGCTGATGCTCTCGCGTCCGCATGTGACCGCGGACGAGGGAGGGCTCACCGTCGTCAATCTGACGACCAAGCGGCGCCTCGAATGGGCGGAAGTGCTCCGGGTCAACCTCCGCCAGGGCGACCCGTGGGTGAGCCTCGACCTCGCCGACGGCACCAGCCTGGCGGCCATGGGCATCCAGCCCGGGATCGCCAAGGAGCGGGCCATCGCCGACGCCGGCGCGCTGCGTGCCCTCGCCGAGAGCCACGGCACGGGGGAGACGGTGCGCTGA
- a CDS encoding hemolysin family protein, with protein sequence MTLSLTLLAAAFVLILANGFFVAAEFGLVTVERPEAERAAAQGDRRARAVTAALRELSFQLSGTQLGITLTSLVVGMLCEPALAHLLNGPLTATGLPEGAVAGTAVTIGMFVASAVQMVIGELVPKNWAVSRPLAVARFVAGPQRLFSAAFRPVITLLNALANRIVRAFGVQPAQELASARTPGELISLARHSARAGAIEQDTADLFVRTLSLAGLTAQHVMTPRVRVSALQSGATAEDVVNLTRATGLSRFPVCRERLDEITGTAHLKDALAVPAQDRLRTPVDDITAPALLVPETLPVQPLLERLRNEAPIAVVVDEYGGTAGVVTLEDIVEELVGEVRDEHDRDDLPALAPAAPDPEGRPAWDADGGCRVDLLRRIGLDAPEGPYETVAGLVADRLGRIPAPGDTAHLPGGPGAPGWQLRVRLVDHHRAERVRIVRTEENGRSSAPRRRAVHAERSML encoded by the coding sequence ATGACCCTTTCGCTCACACTCCTCGCCGCCGCCTTCGTGCTGATCCTCGCCAACGGCTTCTTCGTCGCCGCCGAGTTCGGCCTCGTCACCGTCGAGCGGCCCGAGGCCGAACGGGCCGCCGCCCAAGGAGACCGCCGGGCGCGCGCCGTCACCGCGGCCCTGCGCGAGCTCTCCTTCCAGCTCTCCGGCACGCAGCTCGGCATCACACTCACCTCCCTCGTCGTCGGCATGCTCTGCGAGCCCGCGCTCGCGCATCTGCTCAACGGCCCGCTCACAGCGACGGGCCTGCCCGAGGGAGCCGTGGCCGGCACCGCCGTCACGATAGGCATGTTCGTCGCCTCGGCCGTGCAGATGGTCATCGGCGAACTCGTCCCCAAGAACTGGGCGGTCTCCCGGCCGCTGGCAGTCGCCCGCTTCGTCGCGGGCCCGCAGCGCCTCTTCTCCGCGGCCTTCCGCCCCGTGATCACGCTGCTCAACGCCCTCGCGAACCGCATCGTCCGAGCGTTCGGCGTTCAGCCCGCCCAGGAGCTGGCCTCGGCCCGCACTCCGGGCGAACTGATCTCCCTGGCACGGCATTCGGCTCGCGCCGGAGCCATCGAGCAGGACACCGCGGACCTCTTCGTGCGGACGCTCTCCCTGGCCGGCCTGACGGCGCAGCACGTGATGACTCCGCGGGTGCGGGTCAGCGCGCTGCAGAGCGGCGCCACCGCCGAGGACGTCGTCAACCTGACCCGCGCGACGGGCCTCTCCCGCTTCCCCGTCTGCCGCGAACGCCTCGACGAGATCACCGGCACCGCCCACCTCAAGGACGCCCTCGCCGTTCCCGCGCAGGACAGGCTGCGGACCCCCGTCGACGACATCACCGCCCCGGCCCTGCTCGTCCCGGAGACGCTGCCCGTGCAGCCGCTGCTGGAACGGCTCCGCAACGAGGCACCCATCGCCGTCGTCGTCGACGAGTACGGCGGCACGGCCGGTGTCGTCACCCTGGAGGACATCGTCGAGGAGCTGGTCGGCGAGGTACGCGACGAGCACGACCGCGACGACCTGCCCGCGCTCGCCCCCGCCGCCCCCGACCCGGAGGGCCGTCCCGCCTGGGACGCCGACGGAGGCTGCCGCGTCGACCTGCTGCGGCGCATCGGCCTCGACGCACCCGAGGGCCCGTACGAGACCGTCGCGGGTCTCGTCGCCGACCGGCTCGGACGCATTCCGGCGCCGGGCGACACCGCGCATCTTCCCGGTGGCCCGGGAGCACCCGGCTGGCAGCTGCGTGTGCGTCTGGTCGACCACCACCGCGCCGAGCGCGTCCGCATCGTACGGACCGAGGAGAACGGGCGCAGCAGCGCGCCGCGCCGGCGGGCCGTGCACGCCGAGAGGAGCATGCTGTGA
- a CDS encoding hemolysin family protein gives MSALQLLFAALLVLGNGFFVGAEFALVSVRRSQIEPLAAAGSARARRVLNGLENLPQMMAAAQFGITVCSLTLGAVAEPTIAHLLEPLFDAVRLPEALVHPVGYVVALAVVVACHLVIGEMVPKNLAMAAPERTALWLSPALVAFARLSRPVTAGLGSCSKVVLRLFRVEPKDEVESAFTSEQLADLLADSRQAGLLDHEEHERLSDALELGSRPVTDVLLTRGSLVTVGPGVTPREVEELTVRTGYSRFPICAPDGAFMGYLHVKDILDLTEDDRAVPQHLWRSMTTLRAELPLDDALAAMRSAASHLAAVADASGRVLGLAALEDVLEMLVGEVHDPAHESAGVPPQQRSGGGPSGSTGGNDAGPGGSPASPDAPEPAGDASGEEQPVRTGEAAGRDGGRPGPARRAPHRTPA, from the coding sequence GTGAGCGCCCTCCAACTCCTCTTCGCGGCCCTGCTGGTGCTCGGCAACGGCTTCTTCGTCGGCGCCGAGTTCGCGCTGGTCTCCGTGCGCCGCAGCCAGATCGAACCGCTCGCGGCCGCCGGGTCGGCCCGCGCCCGCCGGGTGCTGAACGGTCTGGAGAACCTGCCGCAGATGATGGCCGCGGCGCAGTTCGGCATCACCGTGTGCTCGCTGACGCTCGGCGCCGTCGCCGAACCGACCATCGCCCACCTGCTGGAGCCTCTCTTCGACGCTGTGCGGCTGCCGGAGGCGCTGGTCCACCCGGTCGGCTACGTCGTGGCGCTGGCCGTCGTCGTCGCCTGCCACCTCGTCATCGGCGAGATGGTGCCCAAGAACCTCGCCATGGCGGCACCGGAACGCACCGCCCTGTGGCTGAGCCCCGCACTCGTGGCCTTCGCCCGGCTGTCGCGGCCGGTGACGGCCGGGCTCGGCAGCTGTTCCAAGGTCGTCCTGCGTCTCTTCCGCGTCGAGCCCAAGGACGAGGTCGAGTCGGCCTTCACCAGCGAGCAGCTCGCCGACCTCCTCGCGGACTCCCGCCAGGCGGGACTGCTGGACCACGAGGAGCACGAACGCCTCTCCGACGCCCTCGAACTCGGTTCCCGGCCGGTGACGGACGTACTGCTCACCAGAGGTTCCCTGGTGACGGTGGGTCCCGGTGTCACGCCCCGGGAGGTCGAGGAACTCACCGTGCGCACGGGGTATTCACGCTTCCCGATCTGCGCTCCCGACGGTGCCTTCATGGGCTATCTGCATGTGAAGGACATACTCGACCTGACCGAGGACGACCGCGCCGTACCGCAGCATCTCTGGCGTTCCATGACGACGCTCCGTGCCGAACTACCCCTGGACGACGCGCTGGCCGCGATGCGGAGTGCCGCCTCGCATCTCGCGGCCGTCGCCGACGCGTCGGGACGGGTGCTCGGCCTGGCAGCGCTGGAGGACGTGCTGGAGATGCTCGTCGGCGAAGTCCACGACCCGGCGCACGAATCGGCGGGCGTCCCGCCGCAACAGCGCAGCGGCGGCGGGCCTTCCGGCTCCACAGGCGGAAATGATGCAGGCCCTGGGGGTTCACCGGCCTCGCCCGATGCGCCTGAGCCGGCCGGAGACGCCTCGGGCGAGGAGCAGCCCGTCAGGACAGGGGAGGCGGCGGGTCGGGACGGGGGCCGTCCGGGCCCCGCCCGGAGAGCACCTCACCGTACGCCTGCATGA